One Planctomicrobium piriforme DNA segment encodes these proteins:
- a CDS encoding alpha/beta hydrolase — translation MPRYDAASDPAIDHHVQGFLTMLNSGGGKPMEQMTPQQARQVLVDVQKSVKCELPPCEIVERRIMQDGQSVSVTVVRPAGAKGLISVFMFFHGGGWVLGDFPTHERLVRDIVSESGACAVFVNYTPSPEARYPIAIEQAYAATKWVAAHGAEIGVDASRLAVVGNSVGGNMTAVIALKARLENGPKIRFQALMWPVTDANFETPSYHQFAEGRYLTRNMMKWFWDNYTQVPGQRQEIYASPLQASIEQLTGLPPALIQVDENDVLRDEGEAYARKLNAAGVNVVCTRYNGMIHDWGLLNPLATVPATRASIRQVADELKSHLS, via the coding sequence ATGCCACGTTACGACGCAGCTTCTGACCCGGCGATTGATCACCACGTCCAGGGGTTCCTGACGATGCTGAACTCGGGAGGCGGGAAGCCCATGGAGCAAATGACCCCGCAGCAGGCGCGGCAGGTTCTGGTCGATGTTCAGAAGTCCGTAAAGTGCGAGCTTCCTCCGTGCGAAATTGTGGAACGCAGGATCATGCAGGATGGACAGAGTGTCAGCGTGACGGTCGTCCGCCCCGCCGGAGCGAAAGGTCTGATCTCCGTCTTCATGTTCTTTCACGGCGGGGGCTGGGTACTCGGCGATTTCCCCACGCATGAGCGACTGGTGCGGGACATTGTTTCCGAATCCGGAGCCTGCGCGGTGTTTGTGAACTACACGCCGTCGCCGGAAGCGCGGTATCCCATCGCGATTGAGCAGGCCTACGCAGCAACAAAGTGGGTCGCCGCGCATGGTGCAGAGATCGGCGTCGATGCCAGCCGTCTGGCCGTGGTCGGCAACAGTGTGGGCGGGAACATGACGGCCGTCATCGCACTGAAAGCCAGGCTGGAAAATGGCCCGAAGATCCGCTTTCAGGCGTTGATGTGGCCTGTGACCGACGCCAATTTCGAGACCCCTTCCTACCACCAGTTTGCGGAAGGCCGGTACCTCACCCGAAACATGATGAAATGGTTCTGGGACAACTACACCCAAGTGCCCGGTCAACGCCAAGAGATCTACGCCTCTCCGCTCCAGGCTTCCATCGAGCAACTGACAGGGCTGCCGCCAGCTCTTATTCAGGTGGACGAAAACGACGTGCTGCGGGATGAAGGCGAGGCCTACGCCAGAAAGCTCAACGCCGCCGGCGTCAACGTCGTCTGTACCCGTTACAACGGCATGATCCACGACTGGGGCCTGCTGAACCCGCTCGCGACCGTCCCGGCGACTCGGGCATCGATTCGCCAGGTCGCGGACGAGCTGAAGTCGCATCTGTCCTGA
- a CDS encoding nuclear transport factor 2 family protein, with protein sequence MTMNQTSTTSSVIVPPFTLESATLKVRQGENGWNSRDPHRVALAYSVDSVWRNRSEFVVGREEITKFLAGKWKRELDYRLVKSLWAFTDNHIAVRFQYEWHDAAGNWHRSYGNELWEFDDQGLMRRREASINDVPILESERKFFWPAPGPRPADHPGIPDVK encoded by the coding sequence ATGACCATGAACCAGACTTCCACGACCTCTTCGGTGATTGTCCCGCCGTTTACATTGGAGTCGGCGACCCTGAAAGTGCGTCAGGGGGAAAACGGCTGGAACTCTCGCGATCCGCACCGCGTGGCGCTGGCCTATTCGGTCGATTCCGTGTGGCGGAACCGTAGTGAGTTCGTCGTCGGACGAGAGGAGATTACAAAATTCCTCGCAGGTAAGTGGAAACGGGAGCTCGATTACCGGCTCGTGAAGAGCTTGTGGGCGTTCACCGACAACCACATCGCCGTTCGCTTTCAGTACGAATGGCATGATGCAGCAGGCAACTGGCATCGCAGCTACGGCAATGAACTCTGGGAATTCGACGACCAGGGTTTGATGCGCCGCCGTGAAGCGAGTATCAACGACGTTCCAATTCTCGAATCTGAACGCAAGTTCTTCTGGCCTGCGCCCGGGCCAAGACCTGCTGATCACCCCGGTATTCCGGATGTCAAATAA
- a CDS encoding cytochrome-c peroxidase codes for MSARIQWIAACLVALSLVGPYAATADDALDRSKLVSDAQAHFASLTPLTEEAKQKIGDPLAELGRKLFFDPRMSADGVWSCMLCHQPMLYGTDAQALSRGVFDKFLPRNAPTVLNSTLQFKAHWDGRFESVEAQAAHALLGPGFGNKDNVQAMDRIKRIPGYTELFHQVFPQEEDPVTPANYGVAVGAYERTLLTPSRFDEFLDGRQDALTPAEQKGLRLFIDAGCVNCHSGVGVGGHSFEKFGEVSDYWLATKSLKIDAGRFDVTKNEADKYVFKVPSLRNVTQTPPYFHDGSVSSMSDAVRIMAQVQLGADLSNEDAESISSFLSSLKGELPANFTTTPVLPPWPFQSSATTDQ; via the coding sequence ATGTCTGCCAGGATTCAGTGGATTGCCGCATGTCTAGTGGCGCTCTCTCTCGTTGGGCCGTACGCAGCAACTGCTGACGACGCGTTGGATCGTTCGAAGCTGGTCTCCGATGCACAGGCACATTTCGCGTCATTGACCCCGCTGACAGAAGAAGCGAAACAGAAGATTGGCGATCCTTTGGCGGAGTTGGGGCGGAAGCTGTTCTTCGATCCCCGGATGTCGGCGGATGGAGTATGGAGTTGCATGCTCTGTCATCAGCCGATGCTGTACGGCACCGACGCACAGGCTCTGTCACGGGGAGTTTTCGACAAGTTTCTACCCCGGAACGCGCCGACGGTGCTCAACTCTACTTTGCAATTCAAGGCGCACTGGGACGGGCGGTTTGAGAGTGTCGAAGCCCAGGCTGCACACGCTTTGCTGGGCCCCGGGTTTGGCAACAAGGACAACGTTCAGGCGATGGATCGGATCAAGCGGATTCCAGGCTACACGGAACTATTTCATCAGGTTTTTCCACAGGAGGAAGATCCTGTCACGCCGGCCAACTATGGCGTTGCGGTTGGAGCCTATGAGAGAACGTTGCTGACGCCTTCGCGGTTCGATGAGTTTCTCGATGGTCGTCAAGACGCGCTCACGCCAGCGGAACAGAAAGGGCTGCGACTGTTCATCGACGCCGGGTGTGTGAACTGCCACAGCGGGGTGGGGGTTGGCGGTCATTCCTTCGAGAAGTTTGGCGAAGTGAGCGACTACTGGCTGGCGACGAAGAGTCTGAAGATCGATGCAGGCCGTTTCGATGTCACGAAGAATGAAGCCGACAAGTATGTCTTCAAAGTTCCGTCGCTTCGGAATGTCACACAGACCCCTCCTTACTTTCACGACGGGTCGGTCTCATCAATGTCGGACGCAGTCCGCATCATGGCTCAGGTTCAGTTGGGGGCGGACCTCTCGAACGAGGATGCCGAGTCGATCTCAAGTTTCCTCTCGTCTTTGAAGGGCGAGCTACCTGCGAACTTCACGACCACTCCGGTTCTTCCTCCGTGGCCCTTCCAGTCATCAGCGACAACTGATCAATAG
- a CDS encoding pyridoxamine 5'-phosphate oxidase family protein, protein MHKYSSDVAFTPAVKAIQQEKGSRKSYARMEQAGGWETSVTSDLAEYIAGLDMFYLGTANAAGQPYIQYRGGPPGFLKVVDDQTLGFADFGGNRQYITLGNLSENPKAFLFLMDYANSHRVKVWGTAKVVEGDAALEERLRDPEYPGKVERAILFTVEAWNINCQQHIHPRFSQRQIAPVIEQLQSRITELEAEVEKLRANSSSSSKH, encoded by the coding sequence GTGCATAAGTACTCAAGCGATGTCGCTTTCACGCCTGCCGTGAAGGCGATTCAACAAGAGAAAGGTTCGCGAAAAAGTTACGCCCGCATGGAACAGGCAGGCGGATGGGAAACCAGCGTGACATCGGATCTGGCCGAGTACATCGCCGGTCTCGACATGTTTTATCTGGGAACGGCCAACGCCGCAGGGCAGCCCTACATTCAATACCGCGGCGGTCCGCCGGGGTTCCTTAAAGTCGTGGATGATCAGACGCTGGGGTTCGCCGACTTCGGAGGGAATCGCCAGTACATCACGCTCGGCAACCTATCAGAAAACCCTAAGGCGTTCCTGTTCCTGATGGACTATGCGAACAGCCACCGCGTGAAAGTCTGGGGGACCGCCAAAGTGGTCGAAGGGGACGCGGCTCTGGAAGAACGGCTTCGAGATCCCGAGTACCCCGGCAAAGTTGAACGGGCCATCCTGTTCACGGTTGAGGCCTGGAACATCAACTGCCAGCAACATATCCACCCGCGGTTCTCACAGCGACAAATTGCCCCGGTCATCGAGCAGCTTCAATCGCGAATCACTGAACTCGAAGCAGAAGTTGAAAAGCTGCGGGCGAATTCTTCGTCCAGCAGCAAACACTGA
- the ahr gene encoding NADPH-dependent aldehyde reductase Ahr, with translation MSVIDAWVAKGAKQKLVREKIDVGPLGPEDVEVQVESCGLCHSDLSVLKDDWGLSQFPAVLGHEVIGRIVEVGSAAKGLKVGQRVGIGWTAGSCMHCRPCKSGSQHLCAQAQPTIIGHHGGFANRVRAHWAWTIPLPENLNLAEAGPLLCGGITVFNPLVMYAQPTSRVGIVGIGGLGHMGVKFAAAYGCDVTAFTSNESKFEEARGFGAQHVVSSRDPAAIQKLAGTFDLLIVTANVPLDWNALMASVAPNGRMHVVGAVPEPIAVAIIPMIFGQKSLSGSPTGSPVAMETMLEFAARHNVAPQTEHYPMSRINDAFERLESGKARYRIVLDADF, from the coding sequence ATGTCAGTGATTGATGCATGGGTTGCGAAGGGCGCCAAGCAGAAGCTCGTTCGTGAGAAAATTGACGTCGGGCCGCTCGGGCCGGAAGACGTCGAGGTCCAGGTTGAGAGTTGCGGCCTGTGCCATTCCGATCTATCAGTGCTGAAAGATGATTGGGGCCTCTCTCAATTTCCAGCCGTGCTGGGACACGAAGTCATCGGCCGCATTGTCGAAGTCGGTTCGGCTGCCAAGGGTTTGAAAGTCGGCCAGCGGGTGGGAATCGGCTGGACGGCAGGCAGTTGCATGCATTGCCGGCCGTGTAAGTCAGGCAGCCAGCACCTGTGTGCCCAGGCGCAGCCGACCATCATCGGACACCACGGCGGATTCGCCAACCGAGTTCGTGCTCATTGGGCCTGGACGATTCCGCTGCCGGAGAACCTCAATCTCGCCGAGGCAGGTCCGCTGCTCTGCGGCGGGATTACCGTCTTCAATCCGCTAGTCATGTATGCCCAACCGACGAGCCGAGTGGGGATCGTGGGGATCGGCGGCCTGGGACACATGGGAGTCAAGTTTGCCGCTGCGTACGGCTGCGATGTGACAGCCTTCACGTCGAATGAAAGCAAATTCGAAGAAGCCCGTGGATTCGGTGCCCAGCATGTCGTCTCGAGCCGTGACCCGGCGGCGATTCAAAAGCTGGCTGGAACGTTCGATCTCTTGATCGTGACCGCAAACGTTCCTCTCGACTGGAACGCCTTAATGGCTTCAGTCGCTCCGAACGGGCGAATGCACGTCGTCGGAGCAGTGCCGGAGCCGATTGCGGTTGCCATCATTCCGATGATCTTCGGCCAGAAGAGCCTGTCGGGATCGCCGACTGGTTCGCCTGTCGCGATGGAAACCATGCTCGAGTTTGCCGCACGACACAACGTCGCGCCGCAGACCGAGCACTACCCGATGAGTCGCATCAACGACGCGTTCGAACGGCTCGAATCAGGCAAGGCGCGGTACCGTATCGTGCTCGATGCGGACTTTTAA
- a CDS encoding alpha/beta fold hydrolase — MIRSSAYSLVLGLASTACLLLAAPQIASAQTPVKVLHKTVKVGDLDIFYREAGPKDAPAILLLHGFPTSSQMFRNLIPALGGKYRVIAPDYPGYGYSSMPPHDKFAYTFDNLSQVIDQFTEKVGLTKYALYVQDYGAPVGYRLAVKHPERITAIVVQNGNAYDEGLDNEFWKPIKAYWAEPNSQEKRNAIRNLVTYEATKWQYTDGVPNVELVAPDGAAEDQFLLNRPGNDEIQLDLFLSYGSNPPLYPSWQAYFRKHQPPMLIVWGKNDKIFPAAGAEPYKRDLKTLEFHLLDAGHFALETKCDEIAGLMRNFLAQHVGPK, encoded by the coding sequence ATGATTCGCAGTTCCGCCTACAGTCTGGTGCTGGGCCTCGCCTCGACGGCGTGTTTGTTACTGGCCGCGCCGCAGATCGCTTCGGCACAAACGCCAGTAAAAGTGCTGCACAAGACCGTGAAGGTCGGTGACCTCGACATTTTCTACCGCGAGGCGGGACCGAAAGATGCTCCGGCCATTCTGCTGTTGCACGGTTTCCCAACGAGTTCGCAGATGTTTCGCAATCTGATTCCTGCACTGGGGGGCAAGTACCGTGTCATTGCCCCGGACTATCCCGGCTACGGCTACAGTTCGATGCCGCCGCATGACAAGTTCGCCTACACCTTCGACAATCTGTCGCAGGTGATCGACCAGTTCACGGAAAAGGTGGGTCTGACCAAGTACGCCTTGTATGTGCAGGACTACGGCGCTCCCGTGGGCTACCGTCTGGCGGTGAAGCATCCCGAGCGGATCACTGCCATCGTGGTCCAGAACGGCAATGCCTACGACGAAGGGCTCGACAACGAATTCTGGAAGCCGATCAAAGCTTATTGGGCCGAACCCAACAGCCAGGAGAAACGCAATGCGATTCGCAACCTGGTCACCTACGAGGCGACGAAGTGGCAATACACCGACGGCGTTCCCAACGTCGAACTCGTTGCTCCGGATGGCGCCGCTGAAGACCAGTTTCTTTTAAACCGGCCCGGGAATGACGAAATCCAGCTGGATCTGTTCCTCAGCTACGGCAGCAACCCGCCGCTGTATCCGAGCTGGCAGGCCTATTTCCGCAAGCATCAGCCACCTATGCTGATCGTCTGGGGCAAGAACGACAAAATATTCCCGGCGGCTGGGGCGGAACCCTACAAGCGAGACCTCAAGACTCTGGAGTTCCACCTGCTCGACGCGGGCCATTTCGCACTGGAGACGAAATGCGATGAGATCGCTGGTCTGATGCGGAATTTTCTTGCCCAGCATGTCGGCCCGAAGTAA
- a CDS encoding glutamine amidotransferase gives MVHLRFEPPLLLHLLVPLAAGMLLVSLLLRMHFGRVAPPVRRRVSLLALRAVSLLALLFILAGPTWIEETPGDVIRPDLFLLLDSSRSMEIGKERSRWSDAVAAVDASCRQLPLAEKASLQYFRFGHRLAAVPQAQELAALQPTDSDTRLAEALRQLTARFGRRPPAGVVLFSDGQVRDPETVGELARHYQRRGIPIHVYPPPVSADQGDVAVVAAVAPPRVRKYSDVEVQVFLRSNGYTGQRTEVSLIVPASDQHSEEILASVPISLRGGVQTVPLTYRSDFKSRKFEVRVAAMPDELTDRNNALPVSVQIDRPKIRVLYVDGSDGTARSVQTAPSPTSVPRAPLQNALAQDEDIECALLIRGAGQTLTKPPTVSGGTTFRFPTTPGELSAFDCVILSDVSADRFTPAQLDLLKDWVEQRGGGLVMAGGPNSFAAGGWKSTVLADVLPVNLDEARWTEAGANSVIVQPVQMQSVHPVWQLLPERQANQKILDQIPAFPAATIGLRPKSSAEILAVQKDPEKAAGDRLEPLIVAGRDGAGRTMAIAWPAGPPEADAFMNNWGAASNKNAAKFWRNVVYWLSENSSIGRRRLVANIDKRYYKPGDAIQLRAVVYNESAQATTDYHLWAMIEPQSFESVGSELFAPIRWPEAVVRTSGEQHPRIVWGEEFELPRNTETGDYRLTLNLAERLAGGMSDQGFRIEITAYEGSPAGKVSHGTQVDSTSVEVQVLDDPFEQQNTSTNQVLLKEIAALSGGQWIESPDQLANLVGALPVEVGPSTERRTPLWSQWWLLALVGSALTAEWLIRRLHGMA, from the coding sequence TTGGTCCATCTGCGTTTCGAACCTCCGCTGCTGCTCCATCTGCTTGTTCCCCTGGCTGCGGGAATGTTGCTGGTCTCGCTGCTGCTGCGCATGCACTTCGGGCGAGTTGCTCCGCCGGTCCGGCGTCGAGTTTCATTGCTTGCGTTGAGAGCCGTTTCGCTGCTGGCGTTGCTGTTCATTCTGGCGGGACCGACCTGGATCGAGGAAACGCCGGGCGATGTCATCCGTCCGGATTTGTTCCTCCTCCTCGATTCGTCGCGAAGCATGGAGATCGGCAAGGAGCGGAGTCGCTGGTCGGATGCGGTCGCAGCGGTGGATGCCAGTTGCCGGCAACTTCCCCTCGCAGAAAAAGCGAGCCTGCAGTATTTTCGCTTCGGCCATCGCCTGGCTGCCGTTCCTCAGGCACAGGAGCTAGCGGCGCTGCAACCGACTGATTCGGATACCCGGCTTGCAGAGGCGCTGCGCCAACTGACGGCACGATTCGGGCGTCGTCCGCCGGCAGGCGTCGTGCTGTTTTCAGACGGACAAGTTCGTGATCCTGAAACGGTGGGAGAACTGGCGCGGCACTATCAGCGTCGCGGCATCCCGATTCATGTTTATCCTCCTCCGGTTTCCGCCGACCAGGGGGACGTCGCCGTCGTGGCAGCGGTCGCTCCTCCGCGAGTACGCAAATACTCGGACGTGGAAGTTCAGGTCTTCCTGCGCAGCAATGGCTACACCGGTCAGCGGACCGAAGTCTCGCTGATCGTGCCTGCCAGCGATCAGCATTCCGAAGAGATTTTGGCGTCGGTGCCCATCTCGCTAAGGGGTGGCGTACAGACTGTTCCGCTCACCTACCGTTCAGATTTCAAGAGCCGCAAGTTCGAGGTCCGCGTTGCGGCGATGCCTGACGAATTGACCGATCGGAACAATGCATTGCCGGTGTCGGTGCAGATTGATCGGCCCAAGATTCGCGTTCTGTATGTCGACGGCAGCGATGGGACTGCCCGATCGGTACAGACCGCTCCCTCTCCCACGAGCGTTCCTCGGGCTCCGCTGCAGAATGCACTTGCGCAGGATGAGGACATCGAATGTGCACTACTTATCCGCGGCGCCGGCCAGACGCTGACGAAGCCCCCCACCGTGTCTGGCGGAACGACGTTTCGCTTTCCGACGACGCCTGGCGAACTCTCGGCTTTCGATTGTGTGATTCTCAGCGACGTTTCTGCAGACCGTTTCACCCCCGCTCAACTGGACCTGCTCAAAGACTGGGTCGAACAGCGCGGAGGCGGGCTGGTCATGGCAGGCGGTCCCAACAGCTTCGCCGCTGGGGGATGGAAGTCCACCGTGCTGGCAGATGTGCTGCCCGTCAATCTTGATGAAGCCCGCTGGACAGAGGCCGGCGCGAATTCGGTGATTGTGCAACCGGTTCAGATGCAAAGCGTGCATCCGGTCTGGCAACTGCTGCCTGAGCGACAGGCCAACCAGAAGATTCTCGATCAGATTCCGGCCTTTCCCGCGGCGACGATCGGTCTGCGACCGAAGTCTTCCGCGGAGATCCTCGCAGTACAAAAGGATCCTGAGAAAGCGGCTGGTGATCGGCTGGAACCGCTGATTGTGGCGGGGCGTGATGGAGCAGGGCGAACGATGGCGATTGCCTGGCCCGCCGGCCCGCCGGAGGCCGACGCATTCATGAACAACTGGGGTGCGGCCAGCAACAAGAACGCCGCGAAATTCTGGAGGAACGTCGTGTACTGGCTCAGCGAGAACTCCTCCATCGGCCGCCGCCGACTGGTCGCCAATATCGACAAGCGCTATTACAAACCGGGCGATGCCATTCAGCTGAGAGCGGTCGTCTACAATGAATCGGCACAGGCAACGACCGATTATCATCTGTGGGCGATGATCGAGCCACAGTCTTTCGAGTCCGTGGGGAGCGAACTGTTTGCTCCCATTCGCTGGCCCGAAGCGGTGGTGCGGACGAGCGGCGAACAACATCCGCGCATTGTCTGGGGAGAAGAATTCGAACTTCCCAGGAACACCGAAACGGGAGATTACAGGCTCACACTGAATCTGGCCGAACGGCTGGCAGGCGGCATGAGCGATCAGGGCTTTCGAATCGAGATCACCGCCTATGAAGGGAGCCCTGCCGGCAAGGTTTCACACGGCACCCAGGTCGACAGCACGTCGGTCGAAGTGCAAGTGCTCGATGATCCATTCGAACAGCAGAACACATCGACGAATCAGGTCTTGCTGAAAGAAATCGCCGCACTGTCCGGCGGGCAATGGATTGAGTCGCCAGATCAGTTGGCGAATCTGGTGGGGGCCCTGCCGGTCGAGGTCGGTCCCTCCACCGAACGCCGGACGCCGCTATGGTCGCAGTGGTGGCTGCTGGCACTCGTCGGTTCAGCTCTGACCGCAGAATGGCTCATCCGCAGGCTGCATGGCATGGCTTGA
- a CDS encoding cysteine hydrolase, giving the protein MQFSKHDTALVVIDPQVDVLSEKGVSWGLVGESVKENNTVENLARLFSAAKEQDYGVFVSPHYLFPHDQAWAYGGAVEHMMLDDKEFFRPDPLSLEGFQGSGADWLDRYKPYIEDGKTVVVSPHKMWGPQTNDLVFQLRKQRINKVILCGMLANLCVESHLRELLEQGFEVAVVKDATAAPRHPAIGDGYKAAVINYGFLANAVLKTDEAVQAMK; this is encoded by the coding sequence ATGCAGTTCAGCAAACACGATACAGCCCTAGTGGTCATCGACCCGCAAGTCGACGTCCTGAGCGAAAAAGGAGTTTCGTGGGGACTGGTGGGCGAGAGCGTGAAAGAGAACAACACCGTCGAGAACCTCGCGCGACTGTTCTCCGCGGCCAAAGAGCAGGACTACGGCGTCTTTGTCTCTCCTCACTATCTCTTTCCGCACGATCAGGCCTGGGCCTACGGCGGAGCGGTCGAGCACATGATGCTCGATGACAAGGAATTCTTCCGGCCTGATCCGCTGAGTCTCGAAGGCTTCCAGGGGTCAGGGGCCGATTGGCTGGACCGGTACAAGCCGTACATTGAAGACGGGAAAACAGTTGTTGTCAGCCCTCACAAAATGTGGGGGCCGCAGACCAACGACCTTGTATTCCAGCTCCGCAAACAACGCATCAACAAAGTGATCCTGTGCGGGATGCTGGCGAATTTGTGCGTGGAAAGTCATCTCCGCGAGTTGCTCGAACAGGGCTTCGAGGTGGCTGTGGTCAAAGACGCCACCGCTGCGCCGCGGCATCCGGCCATCGGTGACGGGTACAAGGCCGCGGTGATCAACTACGGCTTCCTGGCGAATGCCGTATTGAAGACGGATGAAGCCGTGCAGGCGATGAAATGA
- a CDS encoding glucose 1-dehydrogenase has translation MAGKLAEKVALITGGSSGLGLATAKRFLSEGAQVVITGRRQAELDVAVAELGGNTFGVQGDVSKLTDLDRLYATIRDKFGKLDVLFANAGGGGFQPLGEITEEHFDKYFSINVRGTLFTVQKALPLMAAGGSIVLNGSMVSIKGLPGFSVYSATKAALRSFARTWAVDLKGKNIRVNVVSPGTVVTPAYKSELGMNDEQIKGFVAQAAATTPLGRAGTPDEIAKAVVFLASDDSSYMTGAELFVDGGAAQI, from the coding sequence ATGGCCGGGAAATTGGCTGAAAAAGTTGCCCTCATCACCGGGGGGAGCAGCGGGCTCGGACTGGCGACCGCAAAGCGGTTTCTCTCCGAAGGAGCACAGGTTGTTATTACAGGCCGTCGTCAGGCGGAACTGGATGTGGCCGTGGCAGAACTTGGCGGCAACACGTTCGGCGTGCAGGGAGACGTGTCGAAACTCACTGACCTCGATCGCCTGTACGCGACGATTCGTGACAAGTTCGGAAAGCTGGACGTGTTGTTTGCAAATGCCGGCGGCGGTGGTTTTCAGCCGCTCGGTGAAATCACAGAAGAACACTTCGACAAATATTTCAGTATCAATGTGAGGGGCACCTTGTTCACAGTCCAGAAGGCGCTGCCGCTGATGGCAGCAGGCGGCTCCATCGTGCTCAACGGTTCCATGGTCTCGATCAAAGGCTTGCCGGGGTTCAGTGTCTATTCGGCCACCAAGGCGGCATTGCGGTCGTTCGCCAGAACCTGGGCTGTGGATCTGAAAGGCAAAAACATTCGGGTCAATGTGGTGAGCCCGGGGACCGTCGTCACGCCTGCGTATAAGAGCGAACTCGGAATGAACGACGAACAGATCAAAGGGTTCGTCGCACAAGCAGCCGCAACCACGCCGCTCGGACGGGCCGGCACGCCGGACGAGATTGCCAAGGCGGTTGTGTTCCTCGCGTCTGACGACAGCAGCTACATGACCGGAGCTGAACTGTTCGTCGATGGGGGCGCTGCCCAGATCTGA